From Streptomyces sp. NBC_00683, one genomic window encodes:
- a CDS encoding PspC domain-containing protein — translation MPAATTRAASSHTPAPEEPPVRKLYRSADGRLLGGVARGLAGHLGLPVAWVRFVFLGLFFANGLGALLYAVFWIVVPLGIGGVEATRSVFETAPDGRRRLRKPDKGQVFALVALLIGAMIFVGNVDMGSKADRYIWPTLLIGAGSVLVWRQADNARRARWIEVGRRRRVLHLARGLAGVALVGLGLAVFMVVRGSAAQLGNVLTAAIAVLTGIALLAGPYLARMTQDLSEERLMRIRAQERAEVAAHVHDSVLHTLTLIQRNADDGGEVRRLARAQERELRNWLYNPEGTGKDEDDEPETLAEAVKRAAAEVEDKHGVPLEVVVVGDCPLDEKLAAQMQAAREAMVNAAKYGGEGGAVQVFAEVEGRTVFVSVRDRGPGFDLDSVPGDRMGVRESIIGRMQRNGGTARLRSVPGGGTEVELEMERASQ, via the coding sequence ATGCCAGCCGCCACGACCCGAGCCGCAAGCTCCCACACCCCGGCCCCGGAGGAGCCGCCGGTGCGCAAGCTGTACCGCAGCGCCGACGGGCGCCTGCTCGGCGGCGTCGCGCGCGGGCTCGCCGGTCATCTGGGGCTGCCCGTCGCCTGGGTCAGGTTCGTCTTCCTCGGACTGTTCTTCGCGAACGGCCTCGGCGCCCTGCTCTACGCCGTGTTCTGGATCGTCGTCCCGCTCGGCATCGGCGGGGTCGAGGCGACGCGTTCCGTGTTCGAGACGGCCCCGGACGGTCGGCGCAGACTCCGCAAGCCCGACAAGGGCCAGGTCTTCGCCCTGGTCGCGCTGCTCATCGGCGCCATGATCTTCGTCGGCAACGTCGACATGGGCAGCAAGGCCGACCGCTACATCTGGCCGACGCTCCTCATCGGCGCGGGCTCCGTCCTGGTGTGGCGCCAGGCCGACAACGCGCGCCGGGCCCGCTGGATCGAGGTGGGCCGCCGCCGCCGTGTGCTGCACCTGGCCCGTGGCCTGGCGGGCGTCGCCCTCGTCGGGCTCGGTCTTGCCGTGTTCATGGTGGTCCGCGGCTCGGCGGCCCAGCTCGGCAACGTGCTGACCGCCGCCATAGCCGTACTGACCGGCATCGCGCTGCTCGCGGGCCCCTACCTGGCGCGGATGACGCAGGACCTCTCCGAGGAACGCCTGATGCGCATCCGGGCCCAGGAACGCGCCGAGGTCGCGGCCCATGTCCACGACTCCGTCCTGCACACCCTCACCCTGATCCAGCGCAACGCGGACGACGGCGGCGAGGTCCGCAGGCTCGCCCGCGCGCAGGAGCGCGAGCTGCGCAACTGGCTGTACAACCCGGAGGGCACCGGCAAGGACGAGGACGACGAGCCCGAGACGCTCGCCGAGGCGGTCAAGCGTGCCGCCGCCGAGGTGGAGGACAAGCACGGGGTCCCGCTGGAGGTCGTCGTCGTCGGCGACTGCCCGCTCGACGAGAAGCTGGCGGCCCAGATGCAGGCCGCACGCGAGGCAATGGTCAACGCCGCCAAGTACGGTGGCGAGGGCGGCGCCGTCCAGGTCTTCGCGGAGGTCGAGGGCCGCACGGTCTTCGTCTCCGTACGGGACCGGGGACCGGGATTCGACCTGGATTCCGTCCCGGGCGACAGGATGGGCGTACGAGAATCAATCATCGGCCGGATGCAGCGCAACGGCGGTACTGCGCGACTGCGTTCGGTGCCCGGCGGGGGCACGGAAGTCGAGCTGGAGATGGAAAGGGCGAGCCAATGA